A window from Herbaspirillum sp. meg3 encodes these proteins:
- a CDS encoding ABC transporter ATP-binding protein, protein MPLPVSGEYGADAADVSNTVLSANRVEKTYRNGTRALDEVRLDIKRGEFVSLLGPSGCGKSTLLKMFAGLEEPSHGHIRWWGKNLATVGTPDRTLAMVFQEATLMPWASVVQNVRLPLELKHMPRTESDVRVRDALKLVGLDRFEDAYPRELSGGMQMRASIARALATRPNLLLMDEPFGALDEFTRNKLDADLRKIWSQQDLTVVFVTHSIYEAVYLSSRVVVMAARPGRVIADVPIEAPGAGGMRDDAFRISPEFMGYCKILSDYLTLANQENQEGGAHDAAHH, encoded by the coding sequence ATGCCGCTGCCGGTTTCCGGTGAATATGGCGCCGATGCGGCGGATGTGTCGAACACCGTGCTGAGCGCGAACCGTGTCGAAAAGACCTACCGCAACGGTACGCGCGCACTGGACGAGGTCAGGCTGGACATCAAGCGCGGCGAGTTCGTCTCGCTGCTAGGCCCGTCCGGCTGCGGCAAGAGCACGCTGCTGAAAATGTTCGCCGGGCTGGAGGAGCCGTCACACGGTCACATCCGCTGGTGGGGCAAGAACCTGGCGACGGTCGGTACGCCAGATCGCACGCTGGCGATGGTGTTTCAGGAAGCGACGCTGATGCCGTGGGCATCGGTGGTGCAAAACGTGCGTCTGCCGCTTGAGCTCAAGCATATGCCGCGTACTGAAAGCGACGTGCGCGTGCGCGATGCGCTCAAGCTTGTGGGGCTGGATCGCTTTGAGGATGCCTATCCGCGTGAACTGTCGGGTGGCATGCAGATGCGCGCCTCGATAGCGCGTGCGCTGGCGACGCGGCCAAATCTGTTGCTGATGGACGAGCCGTTCGGCGCGCTCGATGAGTTCACGCGCAACAAGCTTGACGCCGATCTGCGCAAGATCTGGAGCCAGCAAGACCTGACCGTGGTGTTCGTCACGCACAGCATTTACGAAGCGGTGTATCTGTCGAGCCGCGTGGTGGTGATGGCGGCGCGGCCGGGGCGCGTGATTGCGGACGTGCCGATCGAGGCGCCGGGGGCCGGCGGTATGCGCGACGACGCTTTCCGCATCTCGCCGGAATTCATGGGGTATTGCAAGATCCTGTCCGATTACCTGACGCTAGCCAATCAAGAAAATCAAGAAGGAGGGGCACATGACGCCGCTCATCACTAA
- a CDS encoding aromatic ring-hydroxylating dioxygenase subunit alpha, whose translation MLVTKQKVLRRFWYALMPVSMLKDGPKPFTLLGEKIVLWLKEDGTPAALQDRCCHRTAQLSKGFVEKGNIVCGYHGWTYDCSGACVRIPQNPDGAIPAGAKVKPYHCQERYGYVWVALEDPLRPIPDFPEESQPGYRRIFQFYQRWETSPLRMMENSFDNSHFSYVHRATFGLYDQPKPEKYEITETDYGFEAETLVPIKNIPASYRVTGTTDDVTMRHMFNRWYLPFVRRFGCQYPVSGRHHIIYNCSTPIDDGTIMLAQWLYRNDTEEDCPEAELIAWDKPILDEDREILEATDPDACIDTRRKQEFHMASDRPGLIMRRALLQLLEEHGETEVFGSDNQV comes from the coding sequence GCGCCGTTTCTGGTACGCCCTGATGCCTGTTTCCATGCTCAAGGACGGCCCCAAGCCATTTACTTTGCTGGGCGAGAAGATTGTTCTCTGGCTCAAGGAAGACGGTACGCCGGCTGCCTTGCAGGACCGCTGCTGCCATCGCACTGCGCAACTGTCGAAGGGCTTTGTGGAGAAGGGCAACATCGTTTGCGGTTATCACGGCTGGACGTATGACTGCTCCGGCGCTTGCGTGCGCATTCCGCAAAATCCGGATGGCGCGATTCCGGCCGGCGCCAAGGTCAAGCCATATCATTGCCAGGAACGCTACGGCTACGTCTGGGTGGCGCTGGAAGATCCGCTGCGTCCGATTCCCGATTTCCCGGAAGAGAGCCAGCCGGGCTATCGGCGCATCTTCCAGTTCTATCAGCGTTGGGAAACCAGCCCGCTGCGCATGATGGAAAACTCCTTCGACAATTCGCACTTCAGCTACGTGCATCGCGCCACTTTCGGTCTGTACGATCAGCCCAAGCCTGAGAAGTACGAGATCACCGAAACCGACTACGGCTTCGAGGCAGAGACGCTGGTACCGATCAAGAATATCCCGGCCAGCTATCGCGTCACCGGCACTACCGACGATGTCACCATGCGCCATATGTTCAACCGCTGGTATTTGCCTTTCGTGCGCCGTTTCGGTTGCCAGTATCCGGTGTCCGGCCGGCATCACATCATCTACAACTGCTCCACGCCGATCGACGACGGCACCATCATGCTGGCGCAATGGCTGTACCGCAACGACACCGAAGAGGATTGCCCGGAGGCGGAGCTGATCGCCTGGGACAAGCCGATCCTGGACGAGGATCGCGAAATTCTCGAAGCCACCGATCCCGATGCCTGTATCGATACGCGCCGCAAGCAGGAATTTCACATGGCGTCCGACCGTCCCGGACTGATCATGCGCCGCGCTTTGCTGCAATTGCTGGAAGAGCATGGCGAGACGGAAGTGTTCGGCAGCGACAACCAGGTGTGA